Proteins encoded in a region of the Paenibacillus pedocola genome:
- a CDS encoding O-antigen ligase family protein → MSKPVYGKNAAQSRNVEKISSPVWALVAVFILFLIWTPFQVGLFNGQQLDFEKPIYVSSLLSGLMLLVWMGLYFTKFKLEEQRDLVVVASLLLPITYALSLFGAASHYMAMNLLLIQSMYIAIFIIALYLLKQKQLNVVIQNAILAVSYFIVAFGLINWLGGAKFAGALVGWFSNTVRNSKYLDAVMTDSNGLRLTSVFQYANTYAAFLMAFLFVAVFALIRSKKWYGTLTHGFMLVPIIVSLLLTLSRGGLVMLPVVFILLLILLKPAQQILWIIHLALAGIAALAVTNPLTTLGTELNTAFTSGAAVKGWAYLIVASIVVAGLGWAVQRFVAPWLEQKLGVWSSRKLAGLWLPLGSLVLVGIVAFLLIGTSVRSILPANIETRLENINFKQHSVLERFTFYKDALKVVKDYPILGAGGGGWASLYEHYQNNPYTSRQAHNFFLQYLIEVGIVGFIVFIGFIGYIFYKYIRGYLKRDKDDFANGYFFYIIALSILVHSLLDFNLSYAFMGILVFLSLAGMGVAMDSRPLRRNWNKSSLRIGYFAILAAGTLFLLFLTIGYLGSSNAAMKAKNLIGVSQSYEEIKTPLIEALKDRPFHPESALYLSSIDQQVFNQTKDEQYLEEAYSVVSRALEDEPYNKELLKQLVGYYDLKGQGDLSYTVYRDNADKFNWDIEWYDALISRSFTLAYAAYDQKDDTKKQEYLAEGLQAYKHVVDGVEHLKTLPPEQLQGRPFSVTPSIALNAGKLQLMSGDNEVAAATLKTGLSEDYKDATNREIARWYLAALKRSGGQDQAVYDLLIAADAAEATQIDAIAAQQF, encoded by the coding sequence GTGTCGAAACCAGTATACGGTAAAAATGCAGCTCAGTCGAGAAATGTTGAAAAAATATCCAGCCCGGTGTGGGCATTGGTTGCTGTTTTTATCCTGTTTTTGATCTGGACACCGTTCCAGGTGGGATTGTTTAACGGACAGCAGCTGGACTTTGAAAAGCCAATTTATGTATCCTCCCTGCTTAGCGGCCTCATGCTGCTGGTCTGGATGGGCTTGTACTTCACAAAGTTCAAGCTGGAGGAGCAGCGTGACCTGGTTGTTGTTGCATCACTACTGCTCCCTATCACTTATGCCTTGTCGCTCTTTGGTGCGGCTTCGCACTATATGGCGATGAATCTGCTGTTGATTCAGAGCATGTATATAGCAATATTCATTATAGCGTTATATCTGCTCAAGCAAAAGCAACTAAATGTTGTCATTCAAAATGCAATTCTTGCGGTTTCTTATTTTATTGTCGCTTTTGGGCTGATTAACTGGCTTGGCGGGGCGAAATTTGCTGGTGCTCTGGTTGGCTGGTTCTCTAACACCGTGCGTAACAGCAAATATTTAGATGCCGTAATGACAGACTCTAATGGTCTGCGTCTGACTTCTGTTTTCCAATATGCGAATACATATGCCGCCTTCCTGATGGCATTTCTGTTTGTAGCCGTCTTCGCTCTGATCCGCTCCAAAAAGTGGTACGGAACGTTGACGCACGGTTTTATGCTGGTGCCGATTATCGTATCGCTGCTGCTGACCTTGTCCCGTGGCGGACTTGTCATGCTGCCAGTGGTATTTATTCTATTGCTGATTCTGCTTAAGCCCGCTCAGCAGATTCTCTGGATAATTCATCTGGCACTTGCCGGCATTGCCGCTCTGGCGGTCACTAACCCGCTGACTACTCTCGGTACAGAGCTCAATACGGCCTTCACCTCTGGTGCTGCTGTTAAAGGCTGGGCTTACCTGATTGTCGCTTCTATTGTAGTAGCAGGACTTGGATGGGCGGTACAGCGGTTTGTAGCCCCCTGGCTGGAGCAGAAGCTCGGCGTTTGGAGCTCCCGCAAGCTTGCCGGACTGTGGCTTCCGCTCGGTTCACTAGTCCTTGTAGGTATTGTTGCCTTCCTGCTGATTGGGACAAGCGTGCGCAGTATCCTGCCAGCCAACATCGAAACCCGACTGGAGAACATCAACTTTAAGCAGCATAGTGTACTGGAACGCTTCACTTTTTATAAAGATGCCTTAAAGGTTGTTAAGGATTATCCGATTCTCGGCGCCGGCGGCGGCGGCTGGGCATCACTATATGAGCACTATCAGAATAACCCTTACACAAGCCGCCAGGCGCATAACTTCTTCCTGCAGTATTTGATTGAGGTTGGGATTGTCGGTTTTATCGTGTTTATTGGCTTTATCGGATATATTTTCTATAAGTACATCCGCGGTTACCTGAAACGTGATAAGGATGACTTTGCGAATGGTTACTTCTTCTATATTATTGCGTTATCCATTCTGGTACACAGCTTGCTGGATTTCAACCTAAGTTATGCTTTTATGGGCATTCTGGTCTTCCTCAGCCTTGCCGGTATGGGTGTAGCGATGGACAGCAGACCCTTGCGCCGGAACTGGAATAAATCAAGCCTGCGGATTGGCTACTTCGCCATCCTTGCAGCAGGCACTCTGTTCCTTCTGTTCCTGACCATCGGCTACCTCGGATCGAGCAACGCCGCAATGAAGGCTAAGAACCTCATCGGGGTGAGCCAGTCCTATGAAGAAATCAAAACTCCTCTGATAGAAGCGTTGAAAGACCGTCCTTTCCATCCGGAATCGGCGCTTTACCTTTCCTCTATAGACCAGCAGGTATTTAATCAGACGAAGGATGAGCAATACCTTGAGGAAGCCTATAGTGTTGTATCCCGCGCGCTTGAGGACGAACCGTATAATAAAGAGCTGTTGAAGCAATTGGTAGGTTACTATGATCTAAAGGGTCAAGGTGATCTCAGCTATACCGTTTACCGCGATAATGCAGATAAGTTCAATTGGGATATCGAATGGTATGACGCTCTGATCAGCCGTTCCTTTACCCTTGCATACGCCGCCTATGATCAGAAGGATGATACCAAGAAGCAGGAATATCTCGCAGAAGGCCTTCAGGCTTACAAGCATGTAGTTGATGGTGTTGAACATCTGAAGACTCTGCCTCCAGAACAGCTGCAGGGACGTCCGTTCTCCGTTACACCTAGCATCGCACTGAATGCAGGCAAACTCCAGCTGATGTCAGGTGATAACGAAGTTGCGGCAGCTACCCTGAAAACCGGCCTAAGCGAAGATTATAAAGACGCCACTAACCGCGAGATTGCCCGGTGGTATCTAGCTGCACTGAAACGTAGCGGAGGCCAGGATCAAGCTGTATACGATCTGCTAATTGCAGCTGATGCTGCGGAAGCTACACAGATTGATGCGATTGCCGCACAGCAGTTCTAA
- a CDS encoding LTA synthase family protein, whose product MRPLFSSKRFLSTILILFISGFVLNFFMQLSTVNLNILQSICWVIHFPWIYLIGSVFFFLLLLISLALMPITYFGPAIFFLFSIVCGFINYKKLNIVGEPLYPWDFLLIKNANEMLQISEGIVSPIELITVVTIALGLIWGVSKIPKVRTSLPIRLLLILIPGSLITGFIIVVVGNQHLLASIKYQNVYWNQKSNYTQNGFVFAFTANLKQNMIDKPAGYSLEAIEKIAAKYSADPEDTALDVPVEQPNILYVMSESFFDPTRLSNYSFSSDPLKFIHDEQNSTPSGYILTPEFGGNTVNVEFEALTGMSMYFLKDGSIPYQQKLVKMSSVPSIASILKERGYRTLAIHPFDETFYNRNSVYPILGFDQFISDDDMKNTERITSSAYISDLSAVKEAVSELQASTAPTFLHLVTMQNHLPVVNGRNGTSSITVTGPDSSEDAQLGAYTQDVKMSDEALAYLQEELRTIKNPTIVIFWGDHLPGLASAIYANSGWDENYRLEHETTLLILANYDIGKEALGTLSPVYLGPTVFKLANQPLPPYYKMLSEIQSLLPGLSKGVLLDSTGIVTSLTAAQQELLDDYLLVEYDILEGDNYSQDLLFY is encoded by the coding sequence TTGAGACCTTTATTCTCTTCAAAACGATTTTTATCTACAATTCTCATCTTATTTATAAGCGGATTTGTATTGAATTTTTTCATGCAGCTATCCACAGTTAACTTAAATATCTTACAGAGCATTTGCTGGGTTATCCATTTCCCTTGGATTTATTTAATCGGAAGTGTTTTTTTCTTTTTATTATTACTGATTTCTTTAGCACTCATGCCAATTACATATTTCGGTCCGGCAATATTTTTTTTATTTTCCATAGTTTGTGGCTTTATAAATTATAAAAAATTAAACATAGTCGGAGAACCATTGTATCCATGGGATTTCTTGTTAATAAAGAATGCAAATGAAATGCTGCAAATTTCTGAGGGGATTGTTTCTCCAATTGAACTAATAACTGTTGTAACAATAGCATTGGGGTTAATATGGGGAGTTAGCAAGATACCAAAAGTCAGGACTTCACTTCCTATCCGACTCTTATTAATCTTAATACCAGGCTCACTAATTACTGGGTTTATTATTGTCGTTGTAGGAAATCAACATTTATTAGCGTCGATCAAATACCAAAACGTGTACTGGAATCAAAAATCTAATTACACTCAGAATGGTTTTGTTTTTGCATTCACAGCTAACCTAAAACAGAACATGATAGACAAACCTGCCGGATACAGTCTAGAAGCAATTGAGAAAATAGCCGCAAAATATAGTGCTGACCCAGAGGATACAGCTTTGGATGTACCGGTTGAACAGCCTAACATTTTGTATGTTATGAGCGAATCTTTTTTTGATCCTACGCGACTATCTAACTACTCCTTCAGTTCTGATCCGCTAAAATTTATACATGATGAACAAAATTCAACGCCATCCGGGTATATACTTACTCCTGAGTTTGGCGGAAATACAGTTAATGTAGAATTTGAAGCACTTACGGGAATGTCTATGTATTTTCTTAAAGATGGATCTATTCCATATCAACAAAAACTGGTTAAGATGAGCTCAGTTCCTTCTATAGCCAGTATACTTAAGGAGAGAGGTTATCGGACATTAGCAATTCATCCGTTTGATGAAACCTTCTATAATCGTAATAGTGTTTACCCAATCCTCGGATTTGATCAGTTCATCAGTGATGACGATATGAAAAATACTGAAAGAATTACTTCGAGTGCATATATTTCAGATCTTTCCGCCGTAAAAGAAGCTGTAAGTGAACTCCAAGCTTCCACCGCTCCAACCTTCTTACATCTGGTCACAATGCAGAATCATCTCCCTGTTGTTAACGGAAGGAACGGAACCAGCAGCATTACAGTCACCGGTCCTGACTCTTCAGAAGATGCACAATTGGGAGCATATACACAAGATGTTAAAATGAGCGACGAAGCCCTAGCTTATCTACAGGAAGAATTAAGGACTATTAAAAACCCGACAATTGTTATTTTTTGGGGTGATCATCTTCCAGGTTTAGCCTCAGCTATTTATGCAAACTCAGGCTGGGATGAAAACTACAGACTGGAGCATGAGACAACCTTATTAATATTAGCCAATTATGATATCGGTAAAGAAGCATTAGGCACTTTAAGTCCTGTCTATCTCGGCCCGACAGTCTTTAAGTTGGCAAATCAGCCCCTTCCTCCTTACTACAAAATGCTGAGCGAAATACAGTCTCTACTACCTGGATTAAGTAAAGGGGTTCTATTAGATTCGACTGGGATTGTTACTAGTCTGACTGCTGCTCAACAGGAACTTTTGGATGATTACCTACTAGTTGAGTATGACATTCTTGAAGGTGATAACTATTCACAGGACCTATTATTTTATTGA
- the galU gene encoding UTP--glucose-1-phosphate uridylyltransferase GalU translates to MKIRKAIIPAAGLGTRFLPATKAMPKEMLPIVDKPTIQYIVEEAVASGIEDIIIVTGKGKRAIEDHFDNSFELEFNLAEKQKWELLESVRKSSEMADIHYIRQKEPRGLGHAIWCARKFIGNEPFAVLLGDDIVESDKPCLKQMIEVYDQYKSSIVGVQPVPWEEVSRYGLVDGTALADRVYKANRLVEKPKREDAPSNLAILGRYILTPRIFDMLGEQQVGVGGEIQLTDAIARLSEVERIIAYDFEGKRHDVGEKMGFIQTTIHYALQHEELKEGLLDYLKEIINSEAGKTARL, encoded by the coding sequence ATGAAGATACGTAAGGCTATTATCCCCGCGGCTGGGTTGGGTACCCGCTTTCTGCCCGCAACTAAGGCGATGCCCAAAGAAATGCTGCCAATTGTAGACAAACCGACGATTCAATATATTGTCGAAGAAGCCGTTGCCTCGGGAATCGAGGATATTATCATCGTAACCGGGAAAGGTAAACGCGCGATTGAAGATCATTTTGATAACTCATTTGAGCTGGAGTTCAACCTTGCGGAGAAACAGAAGTGGGAGCTGCTCGAGTCTGTACGCAAATCCTCTGAGATGGCCGACATTCACTACATCCGGCAAAAGGAACCACGCGGCCTGGGACATGCTATCTGGTGTGCCCGCAAATTTATCGGCAATGAACCCTTTGCGGTTCTGCTGGGTGACGATATCGTCGAATCAGACAAGCCGTGCCTCAAACAGATGATTGAGGTCTATGACCAATATAAATCCTCCATCGTGGGTGTTCAGCCAGTGCCTTGGGAAGAGGTATCCAGGTACGGTCTGGTGGATGGCACTGCCCTGGCGGACCGTGTCTACAAAGCCAACCGGCTGGTAGAAAAGCCAAAACGTGAGGATGCACCGTCCAACCTAGCCATACTGGGACGATATATCTTAACCCCGCGTATATTTGATATGCTCGGCGAGCAACAGGTAGGGGTAGGCGGAGAAATCCAGCTCACAGATGCAATCGCACGGCTTAGCGAAGTGGAACGGATTATCGCTTATGATTTCGAAGGCAAACGCCATGATGTCGGCGAGAAAATGGGCTTTATCCAGACAACCATTCATTATGCACTGCAGCATGAGGAGCTTAAGGAAGGTCTGCTGGATTATCTTAAAGAGATAATTAACAGTGAGGCCGGGAAGACGGCCAGGCTGTAG
- a CDS encoding DUF3656 domain-containing U32 family peptidase: MNEQGIRREDVELLAPAGDWDCMRAAVANGADAVFFGVEKFNARARANNFRMDELPEIMAFLHSYGVKGFLTFNILVFENELADAKELIDACVDAGVDAVIVQDLGLVKMIREISPDFPIHGSTQMTITSPEAVEFTKPWGMERVVLGRENNLKQIRTIGDQARLPMEVFVHGALCVSYSGQCLTSEMWGGRSANRGECAQACRLPYDLMVDGEVKPMGDVTYLLSPKDLAAIDLMPELIEAGVTSFKIEGRLKSPEYVANVVSKYRKAIDRYFDGNWSPTSKEDIRELQQSFSRGFTHGFLEGTNNKKLVDGTFPKSRGVYMGTVEQILRDGVVCRIHAPLKRGDGIVFDAGDPTKKEEGGRVYDLRRKGVKLEGEAGEGWIIDIVPGRNDVDLRRLHVGDRIWKTNDPALDKALRQSYETEKPYRVFPVQVKVEGRVGEPLATWWTDVQKNVTVRVDSELLLETAQKRPMDAALLEEQFGRLGGTVFQLEALESQLEGDVIVPMRELNSIRRQAVELLAGERPKPPVYVKRAVEVYGDAFRRGAAGPRGEAELTALCRSLPQVQAALEAGVRSIYADFEFIKQFPAAVDAVRAAGASIALATPRIHMPGENGYHANILRLEPDAVLVRNTGALYYYLKRRMEQPDAVHPRLIGDFSLNIANHKAVELFLNAGLDTVTPSYDLNIQQMVDLLEHSDTSRMEVVIHQHLPMFHTEHCVYCTFMSEGTDYTNCGRPCEEHRASLQDRIGMSHPVRVDEGCRNTVYNAVEQSGAEYLNNFRELGVNSFRVEFLEETPEQVAEVISLYTRALRGEISGTQVWKSLKATNQLGVTRGQLVNAK; encoded by the coding sequence ATGAACGAGCAAGGAATACGCAGAGAAGACGTGGAGCTGCTGGCTCCGGCCGGTGACTGGGATTGTATGCGTGCAGCAGTGGCGAACGGGGCAGATGCTGTCTTTTTTGGCGTAGAGAAGTTTAATGCGCGGGCGAGAGCCAACAACTTCCGTATGGACGAGCTGCCGGAAATTATGGCATTTCTCCACAGTTATGGAGTGAAGGGCTTTCTGACGTTTAATATACTGGTGTTTGAAAATGAGTTGGCAGATGCCAAGGAGCTGATCGATGCCTGTGTGGATGCGGGTGTGGATGCGGTGATTGTGCAGGACTTGGGTCTGGTCAAAATGATCCGCGAGATTTCTCCGGATTTCCCGATCCACGGCTCAACGCAAATGACAATTACTTCGCCGGAAGCGGTGGAGTTTACGAAGCCCTGGGGAATGGAGCGCGTAGTGCTCGGCCGGGAAAATAATCTGAAGCAAATCCGTACCATCGGGGATCAGGCCCGCCTGCCGATGGAGGTGTTCGTGCACGGTGCGCTGTGTGTATCTTATTCAGGGCAATGCCTGACTTCTGAAATGTGGGGCGGACGTTCTGCGAACCGCGGCGAATGTGCCCAAGCCTGCCGGTTGCCGTATGACCTGATGGTGGACGGAGAAGTGAAACCGATGGGGGATGTGACTTACCTGCTGTCTCCTAAGGATCTGGCCGCAATTGACCTGATGCCGGAGCTGATCGAAGCGGGCGTAACCTCCTTCAAAATTGAAGGCCGGCTCAAAAGCCCGGAGTATGTGGCTAACGTAGTGAGCAAATACCGTAAAGCGATTGACCGTTATTTTGACGGGAACTGGTCTCCTACCTCCAAGGAAGATATCCGTGAGCTGCAGCAGAGCTTCTCCCGCGGCTTCACGCATGGCTTCCTGGAAGGGACGAATAATAAGAAGCTGGTAGATGGAACTTTTCCAAAAAGCCGTGGTGTGTACATGGGGACGGTCGAGCAAATTCTGCGTGACGGTGTAGTCTGCCGCATTCATGCTCCGCTCAAGCGCGGAGACGGTATTGTGTTCGATGCCGGTGATCCGACGAAGAAGGAAGAAGGCGGCCGTGTCTATGATCTGCGCCGCAAAGGCGTGAAGCTAGAAGGCGAAGCCGGTGAAGGCTGGATCATCGACATCGTGCCGGGGCGTAATGACGTTGATCTGCGCCGCCTGCATGTCGGCGACCGCATCTGGAAGACCAATGACCCGGCGCTCGATAAGGCGCTGCGCCAGTCTTACGAAACCGAGAAGCCGTACCGCGTCTTCCCGGTTCAGGTAAAGGTAGAGGGCCGCGTCGGCGAACCGCTGGCCACCTGGTGGACCGACGTTCAGAAGAACGTTACGGTCCGCGTGGATTCGGAGCTGCTGCTGGAAACCGCGCAGAAGCGTCCGATGGATGCCGCCCTGCTGGAAGAACAATTCGGCCGCCTGGGCGGGACCGTGTTCCAGCTTGAGGCATTGGAGTCGCAGCTGGAAGGCGACGTGATCGTGCCTATGCGCGAGCTGAACAGCATCCGCCGCCAGGCGGTGGAGCTGCTTGCCGGCGAGCGCCCGAAACCGCCCGTCTACGTGAAACGGGCGGTAGAGGTTTACGGCGACGCCTTTCGCAGGGGCGCCGCAGGCCCGCGCGGTGAGGCGGAGCTCACCGCGCTGTGCCGCAGCCTGCCGCAGGTGCAGGCTGCGCTCGAAGCCGGCGTAAGAAGCATTTACGCCGACTTCGAGTTCATCAAGCAGTTCCCGGCAGCGGTGGACGCTGTGCGGGCTGCGGGGGCCAGTATTGCGTTGGCCACGCCGCGCATCCATATGCCGGGCGAGAACGGCTACCACGCCAACATCCTGCGCCTGGAGCCGGATGCGGTGCTGGTACGTAATACAGGCGCGCTGTATTACTATCTCAAGCGCCGTATGGAGCAGCCGGATGCCGTGCATCCGCGCCTGATCGGCGACTTCTCGCTGAATATCGCCAACCATAAGGCGGTGGAGCTATTCCTGAACGCCGGCTTAGATACAGTGACGCCGTCCTATGATCTGAATATTCAGCAAATGGTTGATCTGCTCGAACACAGCGATACCTCACGCATGGAGGTTGTGATTCATCAGCATCTTCCAATGTTCCATACCGAGCATTGTGTGTACTGCACCTTCATGAGCGAAGGCACCGACTACACGAACTGCGGACGCCCTTGTGAAGAGCACCGTGCTTCCCTGCAGGACCGGATTGGTATGTCCCATCCTGTCCGTGTAGACGAAGGCTGCCGCAACACTGTTTATAATGCCGTGGAACAGTCCGGTGCGGAATACCTGAACAATTTCCGTGAGCTGGGCGTAAATTCTTTCCGGGTAGAGTTTCTGGAAGAAACACCGGAGCAGGTGGCCGAGGTCATCAGCCTCTACACCCGTGCGCTGCGCGGTGAAATCTCCGGCACTCAAGTCTGGAAGAGCCTCAAGGCCACTAACCAGCTTGGGGTCACACGCGGACAACTGGTGAATGCCAAGTAA
- the rfbA gene encoding glucose-1-phosphate thymidylyltransferase RfbA, translating into MKGIILAGGSGTRLYPLTMVTSKQLLPVYDKPMIYYPLSTLMLAGIKEILIISTAEDTPRFENLLGDGSQFGISLQYIIQPSPDGLAQAFILGESFIGEDSVAMILGDNIYYGNGMTKILKQAAGKEHGATVFGYHVPDPERFGVVEFDEDGKVLSVEEKPENPKSNYAVTGLYFYDNRVVSLAKEVKPSQRGELEITSINEAYLKLGELDVALLGRGFTWLDTGTHQSLVDATNFVRTIEDHQGIKISAPEEIAYINGWITKEHLLECGHKLSKTGYGQYLIKVAYGKIQF; encoded by the coding sequence ATGAAAGGCATAATTCTTGCGGGAGGAAGCGGCACCCGCCTTTATCCTCTCACAATGGTGACCAGCAAACAGTTATTGCCGGTCTATGACAAGCCCATGATTTACTATCCTCTGTCCACGCTGATGCTGGCAGGCATCAAAGAAATTCTAATAATCTCTACTGCTGAGGATACACCCCGTTTTGAAAATTTGCTCGGCGATGGCTCCCAATTCGGAATTTCGCTGCAATACATTATTCAACCAAGTCCAGACGGACTTGCGCAAGCTTTTATTTTGGGTGAATCGTTTATTGGGGAAGATTCTGTAGCTATGATTCTTGGAGACAACATTTACTACGGCAACGGCATGACCAAGATCCTTAAACAAGCTGCCGGAAAAGAACACGGCGCAACAGTTTTTGGTTACCATGTGCCCGATCCCGAACGCTTCGGTGTGGTGGAATTTGACGAAGACGGCAAAGTTCTCAGTGTCGAAGAAAAGCCGGAGAACCCTAAATCCAATTATGCGGTTACTGGCCTGTATTTCTATGACAATCGCGTGGTTTCTTTAGCTAAGGAAGTGAAGCCGTCACAGCGTGGGGAATTAGAAATCACGTCAATTAATGAAGCCTATTTGAAATTGGGAGAACTGGATGTCGCCCTGCTCGGACGCGGTTTCACATGGTTGGATACTGGAACACACCAAAGTCTGGTCGACGCAACTAATTTCGTCAGAACAATTGAAGACCATCAAGGCATTAAAATTTCAGCCCCTGAAGAAATTGCTTATATCAATGGCTGGATTACAAAAGAACACCTGCTGGAATGCGGACATAAACTGAGTAAGACCGGATACGGTCAATATTTGATTAAGGTAGCTTACGGCAAAATCCAATTTTAA
- the rfbC gene encoding dTDP-4-dehydrorhamnose 3,5-epimerase, whose amino-acid sequence MNFTKTNLEGVLVVEPAVFGDHRGWFMETYNEAKFQDQSLGYKFVQDNQSYSAVKGTLRGLHFQLNPKAQTKLVRCTRGSIYDVAVDIRQGSPSYGKWFGIELTAENKKQLLIPKGFAHGFITLTEDVEVQYKCDELYSPECDGGILWNDPDIGIEWPINVTPVLSAKDEKAPLLKDVSHNFFY is encoded by the coding sequence ATGAATTTTACCAAAACTAATCTGGAAGGCGTCCTCGTTGTTGAACCGGCAGTCTTCGGAGATCACCGAGGCTGGTTTATGGAAACCTACAACGAAGCAAAGTTTCAGGACCAAAGTCTTGGCTATAAGTTCGTTCAGGACAATCAGTCCTATTCGGCCGTTAAGGGAACTTTGCGCGGACTGCATTTCCAATTAAATCCAAAAGCTCAAACCAAGCTCGTCCGCTGCACACGTGGATCCATTTATGATGTGGCGGTAGATATCCGTCAAGGCAGCCCATCTTACGGCAAGTGGTTCGGTATTGAACTAACCGCTGAGAATAAAAAGCAACTACTCATTCCTAAAGGCTTCGCCCACGGTTTCATAACGCTGACTGAGGACGTGGAAGTTCAATACAAATGCGATGAGCTGTACTCACCAGAATGCGATGGCGGTATTTTGTGGAATGATCCTGACATCGGTATTGAATGGCCTATTAATGTTACTCCCGTGCTGTCTGCCAAAGATGAGAAAGCCCCTCTACTTAAAGATGTCTCACATAATTTCTTTTATTAA
- a CDS encoding nitrite/sulfite reductase → MAYEPVWSADPEKLSKFEFVKLQKDGLDIIRTIIEKYALEGFDSIPAEELDLFKWAGVYQQKPRDGHFMMRVRINTGIMTSDQARAIAEIARLYGRGLIDVTTRQAVQFHWLTVENFPDIFRRLEAASLYSYEACGDCPRTIVGNPLAGIDKDELFDTTAIVEQLNDFFMLNRDFSNLPRKFKLSVSANYYNNGQAEINDLSYTPAVKIIDGKETAGFHVMVGGGLSAKPHLAQKLDVFVKPEEALKVAAGVVTLFRDYGYREKRHHSRLKFLVADWGAEKFKEKLFEIIGELPSRGEDKTLGWQAAYFDGVHPQRQTGLSYVGLNVPVGRLNSDELIQLADLADSYGESKIRTTMSQNIILSGIPDDKLPELLQAPVLQRLSPEAKNFISRTVSCTGNEFCNLALVETKERAVSVAEYLDERLQLKEKLRIHFIGCPNGCGQKHVADIGLQGSLIKTPEGMVDAFDIAIGGTLGTGDQGPAAQFTRPLKGRVKGERVGPVLEQLITYYSEQRSETENFHSFVERVGIPVIQEQFTAILAAEG, encoded by the coding sequence ATGGCTTACGAACCGGTTTGGAGTGCTGATCCAGAAAAGCTGAGCAAATTTGAATTTGTTAAATTGCAGAAAGACGGGCTGGACATCATCCGCACTATTATTGAAAAGTATGCCCTGGAGGGGTTTGATTCTATCCCGGCCGAAGAGCTTGATCTTTTTAAGTGGGCAGGGGTTTATCAGCAAAAGCCGCGAGACGGCCATTTCATGATGCGTGTCCGCATCAATACCGGCATTATGACCTCGGATCAGGCGAGAGCCATTGCCGAAATCGCCCGATTGTACGGGCGGGGGCTGATTGATGTAACCACCCGGCAGGCCGTCCAGTTTCACTGGCTGACGGTTGAGAACTTCCCGGACATTTTCCGGAGGCTGGAAGCTGCTTCGCTCTATTCCTATGAAGCCTGCGGGGATTGTCCGCGGACCATCGTGGGTAATCCGCTGGCGGGAATCGACAAGGACGAGCTGTTCGATACGACCGCGATCGTGGAGCAGCTGAATGATTTCTTCATGCTGAACCGGGATTTCTCCAACCTGCCGCGTAAATTCAAGTTGTCCGTCTCCGCCAATTACTATAACAATGGACAAGCTGAGATCAACGATCTGTCATATACCCCGGCTGTCAAAATCATAGACGGAAAAGAAACCGCCGGTTTCCATGTGATGGTGGGCGGAGGGCTCTCCGCAAAGCCGCATCTTGCGCAAAAGCTCGATGTATTCGTCAAACCGGAAGAAGCGCTTAAGGTCGCAGCCGGTGTTGTGACGCTGTTCCGTGATTACGGCTACCGTGAAAAACGCCATCATTCCCGGCTGAAGTTTCTCGTCGCTGATTGGGGTGCTGAGAAATTCAAGGAAAAGCTGTTTGAGATTATTGGCGAGTTGCCTTCACGCGGCGAAGACAAAACGCTCGGCTGGCAGGCCGCTTATTTCGACGGTGTACATCCGCAGCGCCAGACAGGACTGAGCTATGTCGGGCTGAACGTTCCGGTTGGACGGCTGAACAGCGATGAGCTTATTCAACTAGCAGATTTGGCTGACTCCTATGGTGAAAGTAAAATCCGTACAACCATGTCACAAAACATCATTCTCAGCGGCATCCCGGATGACAAGCTCCCCGAGCTTCTACAGGCACCCGTGCTACAGAGATTGTCCCCGGAGGCCAAAAATTTCATCAGCCGCACCGTATCCTGCACCGGCAATGAATTTTGCAATCTGGCACTCGTGGAAACGAAAGAGCGCGCTGTGAGTGTAGCTGAATATCTTGATGAGCGGCTGCAGCTGAAAGAGAAGCTGCGGATTCATTTCATCGGCTGTCCGAACGGCTGCGGTCAAAAGCATGTTGCCGATATCGGCCTGCAGGGCTCACTGATCAAAACACCGGAAGGTATGGTGGATGCCTTCGACATCGCGATCGGAGGAACCCTAGGCACTGGCGATCAAGGGCCGGCTGCCCAGTTTACCCGCCCGTTAAAAGGCCGGGTAAAGGGGGAACGGGTGGGTCCCGTCCTGGAGCAGCTGATAACTTATTACAGCGAGCAGCGGAGTGAGACGGAGAACTTCCATTCCTTTGTTGAACGTGTTGGCATTCCCGTAATTCAGGAGCAGTTCACTGCGATTTTGGCCGCTGAGGGTTGA